The following are from one region of the Biomphalaria glabrata chromosome 12, xgBioGlab47.1, whole genome shotgun sequence genome:
- the LOC106067975 gene encoding homeobox protein cut-like 1 isoform X2, whose amino-acid sequence MAANMQSMCQYWKNFDLQELQRELDTTATDLANRQDESEGSRKRLVEQSRDFKKNTPEDIRKVVAPLLKSFQVEIDSLSKRSKAAEAAFLSVYKKLIDLPDPVSVLEHAQTLQKKAQKVQDLEIENKQLRETLEEYNHEFAEVKNQEVTIKQLKEKLKEHEERIEATAQSRAKEKERELQRVFAEKERSLQETQLSVAKKLGEAEQQITSLHAALESAQSELFEVKAKYDEATTAKSDEMEMVMADLDRANERAANAERQVERLRLQLSQVTESLSLQAEGSKGHLSLTSEQVMDNLKRSTQEMELAAKEKEIAQLVEDVQRLQASLNKLRESTSEQVERLEKELSSKNMAFRALEEKLRSQEDYEEVKRELRVLKSIEFANAYTGPEEGKTLEMLLLEKNKSLQTESTHLKVVNAGLTESPTTSPSTITTTTTSSSIKWSALTKLSSSIPSSSTTAAEASLTPSQPLALDRSSSSSSTSSSKSDSVSRTVALVASNGAISSPPVSAVSAVKQEVPSPVSSTPRLPPYQPIDSIVGYSGSDSFLYRMPSTPSSGRHSPNTNCKLSPDIPTPSQTPHANSLPPQSSITLPPHLDPRNFAPPMSPFYGFPGSPFHPAFLPLNMVKSEVNTSPGGLDTGYVAKNVRELLSIHNIGQRLFAKHVLGLSQGTVSELLSKPKSWDKLTEKGRESYRKMHAWATDENNIMALKAISPKKGTQPLTPNNSYKEKEDSVTEERIANILNEAQVAMHMKKSMEQQQVANAVVSSIYHHELSKMGGAPPGLTMISPTMPPTSLSNGPHYPRDGSRKSRDSESRQHMSSSAQEEAASAQELVSRIYRRELENLKKAADAAGNIAASAMYSKELSRLNNSVTISSSSRHQQNSPPSPPQAESPQSPLALDCRSTRPNGLRLKTEPPDSTSEELASQTNNYGAIDLSKPSSQSGSTPDSSPSSESGRHAGSAFFLVRPRGLGVNGHDSNVSNSPLTPTPQQQQNSMGGPRYGSVPPAECLSPLQRMQNIANSLTTRPPAGMPNTKPLRAVLPPITQEEFDRYANMNTDDLVKKVKETLSQYSISQRLFGESVLGLSQGSVSDLLARPKPWHMLTQKGREPFIRMQIFLEDADSIPKLVASQYRIPPDKLMRSNSRGSTEPAHRRRKSSLEDRNFDSPTQPKRPRVFFTEDQKDSLRQAYAQDPYPNQSTIETLAKSLNVGVKTVINWFHNHRMRAKQQHHAGGESNIKSEPDESSNQSDISSMSGDVTSNLPSGQFYHGGITPTELNQWMFPQFEPMSLMHKLPPGHDDEDNKENNGGLEDDEDDLDEPDGMDATSSNNNNNLKVKEEEEENRESESRERRPSGEMKSEDGLKSNASSESCLDSRTSAAVSSSNSGAAGSVNKRKRSNPQRIFEGAQLDRTFGMDKSQGLIDETAELLRNSESSDSGSNSSGEEKQVYIKPSHCHLNGEQDTLSHYNCEDASATSSGASGSCVSSRHTFESGSVHRIQRIEKIQKAIKSPVEHWDDDDEDEDRSRSLSSIQKLQKHIETNSTHEDWDIL is encoded by the exons AAGTCACTATAAAACAACTCAAGGAGAAACTCAAAGAACATGAGGAGAGGATTGAGGCTACAGCACAG AGTCGagccaaggagaaagaacgaGAGCTTCAAAGAGTCTTCGCTGAGAAAGAACGGTCACTCCAAGAGACCCAGCTGTCAGTGGCCAAGAAATTGGGCGAGGCTGAACAACAGATTACCTCCCTTCACGCCG ctttgGAGAGTGCCCAGTCTGAACTGTTTGAAGTAAAAGCGAAATATGACGAGGCCACAACAGCAAA ATCAGATGAAATGGAGATGGTAATGGCCGACTTGGACAGGGCTAATGAG AGAGCTGCCAATGCTGAGAGACAGGTGGAGCGTCTGAGATTGCAACTTTCCCAAGTAACTGAGAGTCTGAGCCTACAGGCTGAAGGCAGCAAGGGCCACCTGAGCCTGACGTCAGAGCAAGTGATGGACAATCTGAAGAGATCTACCCAGGAGATGGAGCTGGCTGCTAAGGAGAAAGAG ATAGCCCAGTTGGTGGAAGATGTACAACGACTGCAGGCTTCACTTAATAAACTCAGGGAATCTACATCAGAACAG GTTGAAAGGTTAGAGAAAGAACTGAGCTCTAAGAATATGGCATTCCGTGCACTAGAAGAAAAACTGAGGTCCCAAGAAGACTATGAAGAAGTCAAACGAGAGTTGAG GGTACTCAAGTCTATAGAGTTTGCAAATGCCTATACTGGACCAGAGGAGGGGAAGACTCTGGAGATGCTGCTGCTAGAGAAGAATAAGAGTCTACAGACAGAGAGCACTCACCTGAAGGTGGTCAACGCTGGGCTTACAG AAAGTCCTACCACATCCCCATCCACCATCACTACCACCACAACTAGCAGTAGCATCAAATGGTCTGCCTTAACCAAGCTCTCTTCATCAATACCATCATCATCAACTACAGCAGCAGAAGCCAGCCTGACACCCAGCCAACCACTGGCCTTGGATAGGTCTTCATCTTCCTCATCCACGTCCTCATCCAAATCTGATTCAGTCTCAAGAACTGTTGCCCTTGTGGCTAGCAACGGGGCCATCAGCAGCCCACCAGTTTCTGCGGTAAGCGCTGTCAAGCAGGAAGTGCCATCTCCGGTGTCTTCTACGCCGAGACTGCCACCTTATCAGCCTATTGACTCTATCGTGGGTTACTCTGGCTCAGACTCTTTTCTGTACAGAATGCCGAGCACGCCTTCTTCTGGTCGACACTCCCCAAACACAAATTGTAAACTTTCGCCGGATATACCCACCCCTTCGCAGACTCCACATGCTAACAGCTTACCACCTCAGTCGTCGATCACTCTTCCACCTCACCTAGACCCTCGAAACTTTGCTCCACCAATGTCACCGTTTTATGGGTTTCCTGGCAGTCCATTTCACCCAGCATTCCTGCCACTGAACATGGTCAAGTCTGAGGTGAATACTTCCCCAGGGGGACTGGACACTGGCTATGTGGCCAAGAATGTCAGGGAACTGCTCAGCATTCACAACATAGGGCAAAGACTTTTTGCAAAGCATGTGCTTGGCCTTAGCCAGGGGACAGTCAGTGAGTTGCTATCAAAACCAAAATCCTGGGATAAACTTACAGAGAAAGGCAGAGAATCGTATCGCAAGATGCATGCCTGGGCCACAGATGAAAATAACATAATGGCACTCAAAGCTATCTCACCAAAGAAAG GCACACAGCCACTTACACCTAATAATTCatacaaagagaaagaagatTCAGTAACTGAGGAGCGCATTGCAAACATACTAAATGAAGCACAGGTAGCCATGCACATGAAGAAAAGTATGGAACAG CAACAAGTGGCTAATGCTGTTGTGTCTAGTATTTATCATCATGAACTGTCCAAGATGGGCGGTGCTCCACCCGGGCTGACGATGATCTCTCCCACCATGCCCCCGACATCTCTGTCCAATGGTCCACACTATCCTCGTGATGGCTCACGGAAGTCTAGGGACAGTGAATCGAGGCAGCATATGTCATCTTCTGCCCAGGAAGAGGCAGCCTCTGCCCAGGAGTTGGTATCCAGGATCTACAGGCGAGAGCTAGAGAATCTCAAGAAAGCAGCTGATGCTGCAGGGAACATTGCGGCTAGTGCGATGTATTCCAAAGAGCTGAGCCGCCTGAACAACAGTGTGACAATCTCCTCCTCATCCAGGCACCAGCAGAACTCACCTCCATCTCCACCACAGGCAGAGAGTCCACAATCACCGCTAGCATTAGACTGCCGCTCAACTCGTCCCAATGGGCTTCGCTTGAAAACTGAGCCCCCAGACAGCACCTCTGAGGAATTGGCATCTCAGACCAACAACTATGGTGCTATAGACCTCAGTAAGCCCTCTTCTCAATCAGGATCTACCCCAGACTCTTCCCCTAGTAGTGAGTCTGGTCGACATGCTGGAAGTGCCTTTTTCTTAGTTCGTCCCAGAGGACTGGGAGTGAATGGTCATGACTCCAATGTTTCCAACAGCCCCTTAACCCCGACTCCTCAGCAGCAGCAGAATTCAATGGGTGGCCCCCGGTACGGGTCTGTCCCACCTGCAGAATGCTTGTCTCCCTTACAGAGAATGCAAAATATTGCCAACTCCCTGACTACGCGGCCACCAGCAGGTATGCCAAACACTAAACCTCTGCGGGCAGTGTTACCCCCAATCACACAGGAGGAATTTGATCGTTATGCCAACATGAACACAGATGACCTGGTAAAAAAGGTTAAAGAAACCTTATCACAGTATTCAATAAGCCAAAGACTGTTTGGCGAAAGTGTTCTGGGCCTGTCCCAGGGGTCTGTGTCTGACCTTCTAGCTCGACCTAAACCTTGGCATATGCTGACTCAGAAAGGAAGAGAGCCATTTATAAGGATGCAGATTTTCTTGGAAGATGCAGACTCCATTCCAAAACTGGTGGCTTCCCAGTATCGCATCCCACCTGACAAATTGATGAGGTCCAACTCAAGGGGATCCACAGAACCTG cTCACAGACGAAGAAAAAGCAGTTTAGAGGATAGAAATTTCGACTCCCCAACCCAGCCGAAACGACCTAGAGTCTTTTTTACAGAAGATCAGAAAGATTCTCTGCGTCAGGCCTATGCTCAAGATCCATACCCCAACCAGAGCACAATAGAAACTTTGGCTAAAAGTTTGAATGTGGGTGTGAAGACAGTCATTAACTGGTTCCATAACCACAGAATGCGGGCCAAGCAGCAGCACCACGCTGGCGGGGAGTCCAACATTAAGTCTGAGCCGGATGAGAGTTCAAATCAAAGTGACATTTCCAGCATGTCAGGGGATGTAACCTCCAACTTGCCAAGCGGGCAGTTCTACCACGGTGGAATCACCCCCACAGAGCTGAATCAGTGGATGTTTCCCCAGTTTGAGCCCATGTCGCTCATGCATAAACTGCCCCCAGGCCACGATGATGAGGACAACAAGGAGAACAATGGTGGGCTAGAGGACGATGAGGATGACTTGGATGAGCCTGATGGTATGGATGCCaccagcagcaacaacaacaacaaccttaaAGTCAAAGAGGAGGAGGAAGAgaatagagagagtgagagtcgGGAGAGGAGGCCAAGTGGTGAGATGAAGAGTGAAGATGGCCTCAAATCTAACGCTAGCTCCGAAAGCTGTTTAGACAGCCGCACAAGTGCTGCTGTATCATCTAGTAACAGTGGTGCTGCAGGCAGCGTTAACAAGCGAAAACGCTCCAACCCCCAAAGAATATTTGAAGGCGCTCAGCTAGACAGGACATTTGGGATGGACAAAAGTCAAGGGTTAATTGACGAAACTGCCGAACTTCTCAGAAACAGTGAAAGTTCAGATAGTGGTAGTAACAGCAGTGGGGAAGAGAAGCAAGTTTATATTAAACCTTCTCACTGCCATCTAAATGGTGAACAAGACACTTTGTCACACTACAACTGTGAGGATGCCAGCGCCACTAGCAGTGGAGCCAGTGGTAGCTGTGTGTCCTCAAGACACACATTTGAAAGTGGTTCAGTACATCGTATACAGAGAATAGAGAAAATTCAAAAGGCCATTAAGTCTCCAGTGGAACATTGGGATGAcgatgatgaagatgaagacAGGAGCAGGAGCCTGTCTTCCATTCAGAAGCTACAGAAGCACATAGAGACCAACTCAACTCATGAGGATTGGGATATCTTATGA
- the LOC106067975 gene encoding homeobox protein cut-like 1 isoform X1, whose translation MAANMQSMCQYWKNFDLQELQRELDTTATDLANRQDESEGSRKRLVEQSRDFKKNTPEDIRKVVAPLLKSFQVEIDSLSKRSKAAEAAFLSVYKKLIDLPDPVSVLEHAQTLQKKAQKVQDLEIENKQLRETLEEYNHEFAEVKNQEVTIKQLKEKLKEHEERIEATAQSRAKEKERELQRVFAEKERSLQETQLSVAKKLGEAEQQITSLHAALESAQSELFEVKAKYDEATTAKSDEMEMVMADLDRANERAANAERQVERLRLQLSQVTESLSLQAEGSKGHLSLTSEQVMDNLKRSTQEMELAAKEKEIAQLVEDVQRLQASLNKLRESTSEQVERLEKELSSKNMAFRALEEKLRSQEDYEEVKRELRVLKSIEFANAYTGPEEGKTLEMLLLEKNKSLQTESTHLKVVNAGLTESPTTSPSTITTTTTSSSIKWSALTKLSSSIPSSSTTAAEASLTPSQPLALDRSSSSSSTSSSKSDSVSRTVALVASNGAISSPPVSAVSAVKQEVPSPVSSTPRLPPYQPIDSIVGYSGSDSFLYRMPSTPSSGRHSPNTNCKLSPDIPTPSQTPHANSLPPQSSITLPPHLDPRNFAPPMSPFYGFPGSPFHPAFLPLNMVKSEVNTSPGGLDTGYVAKNVRELLSIHNIGQRLFAKHVLGLSQGTVSELLSKPKSWDKLTEKGRESYRKMHAWATDENNIMALKAISPKKGTQPLTPNNSYKEKEDSVTEERIANILNEAQVAMHMKKSMEQQQVANAVVSSIYHHELSKMGGAPPGLTMISPTMPPTSLSNGPHYPRDGSRKSRDSESRQHMSSSAQEEAASAQELVSRIYRRELENLKKAADAAGNIAASAMYSKELSRLNNSVTISSSSRHQQNSPPSPPQAESPQSPLALDCRSTRPNGLRLKTEPPDSTSEELASQTNNYGAIDLSKPSSQSGSTPDSSPSSESGRHAGSAFFLVRPRGLGVNGHDSNVSNSPLTPTPQQQQNSMGGPRYGSVPPAECLSPLQRMQNIANSLTTRPPAGMPNTKPLRAVLPPITQEEFDRYANMNTDDLVKKVKETLSQYSISQRLFGESVLGLSQGSVSDLLARPKPWHMLTQKGREPFIRMQIFLEDADSIPKLVASQYRIPPDKLMRSNSRGSTEPESPCDLPVHSRSQGSSLPQHPAPPPLLASQPPAALTNPSLRPSTPDSPSSPSPQPSPALSAPRHYPLPPPSLPHSPILPSPTTPTIVGGRLVPPPLLPPTLPLGLGPPALPLPEHFFSSDQVMLQRAWSTFAYPSSMLEVIAMTSEIDTLSLTSRVKDVLQFHNLGQKLFGEAVLGLSQGSVSELLSKPKPWHMLSIKGREPFIKMHLWLLDPQNVEHLKLYQTQMKAHRRRKSSLEDRNFDSPTQPKRPRVFFTEDQKDSLRQAYAQDPYPNQSTIETLAKSLNVGVKTVINWFHNHRMRAKQQHHAGGESNIKSEPDESSNQSDISSMSGDVTSNLPSGQFYHGGITPTELNQWMFPQFEPMSLMHKLPPGHDDEDNKENNGGLEDDEDDLDEPDGMDATSSNNNNNLKVKEEEEENRESESRERRPSGEMKSEDGLKSNASSESCLDSRTSAAVSSSNSGAAGSVNKRKRSNPQRIFEGAQLDRTFGMDKSQGLIDETAELLRNSESSDSGSNSSGEEKQVYIKPSHCHLNGEQDTLSHYNCEDASATSSGASGSCVSSRHTFESGSVHRIQRIEKIQKAIKSPVEHWDDDDEDEDRSRSLSSIQKLQKHIETNSTHEDWDIL comes from the exons AAGTCACTATAAAACAACTCAAGGAGAAACTCAAAGAACATGAGGAGAGGATTGAGGCTACAGCACAG AGTCGagccaaggagaaagaacgaGAGCTTCAAAGAGTCTTCGCTGAGAAAGAACGGTCACTCCAAGAGACCCAGCTGTCAGTGGCCAAGAAATTGGGCGAGGCTGAACAACAGATTACCTCCCTTCACGCCG ctttgGAGAGTGCCCAGTCTGAACTGTTTGAAGTAAAAGCGAAATATGACGAGGCCACAACAGCAAA ATCAGATGAAATGGAGATGGTAATGGCCGACTTGGACAGGGCTAATGAG AGAGCTGCCAATGCTGAGAGACAGGTGGAGCGTCTGAGATTGCAACTTTCCCAAGTAACTGAGAGTCTGAGCCTACAGGCTGAAGGCAGCAAGGGCCACCTGAGCCTGACGTCAGAGCAAGTGATGGACAATCTGAAGAGATCTACCCAGGAGATGGAGCTGGCTGCTAAGGAGAAAGAG ATAGCCCAGTTGGTGGAAGATGTACAACGACTGCAGGCTTCACTTAATAAACTCAGGGAATCTACATCAGAACAG GTTGAAAGGTTAGAGAAAGAACTGAGCTCTAAGAATATGGCATTCCGTGCACTAGAAGAAAAACTGAGGTCCCAAGAAGACTATGAAGAAGTCAAACGAGAGTTGAG GGTACTCAAGTCTATAGAGTTTGCAAATGCCTATACTGGACCAGAGGAGGGGAAGACTCTGGAGATGCTGCTGCTAGAGAAGAATAAGAGTCTACAGACAGAGAGCACTCACCTGAAGGTGGTCAACGCTGGGCTTACAG AAAGTCCTACCACATCCCCATCCACCATCACTACCACCACAACTAGCAGTAGCATCAAATGGTCTGCCTTAACCAAGCTCTCTTCATCAATACCATCATCATCAACTACAGCAGCAGAAGCCAGCCTGACACCCAGCCAACCACTGGCCTTGGATAGGTCTTCATCTTCCTCATCCACGTCCTCATCCAAATCTGATTCAGTCTCAAGAACTGTTGCCCTTGTGGCTAGCAACGGGGCCATCAGCAGCCCACCAGTTTCTGCGGTAAGCGCTGTCAAGCAGGAAGTGCCATCTCCGGTGTCTTCTACGCCGAGACTGCCACCTTATCAGCCTATTGACTCTATCGTGGGTTACTCTGGCTCAGACTCTTTTCTGTACAGAATGCCGAGCACGCCTTCTTCTGGTCGACACTCCCCAAACACAAATTGTAAACTTTCGCCGGATATACCCACCCCTTCGCAGACTCCACATGCTAACAGCTTACCACCTCAGTCGTCGATCACTCTTCCACCTCACCTAGACCCTCGAAACTTTGCTCCACCAATGTCACCGTTTTATGGGTTTCCTGGCAGTCCATTTCACCCAGCATTCCTGCCACTGAACATGGTCAAGTCTGAGGTGAATACTTCCCCAGGGGGACTGGACACTGGCTATGTGGCCAAGAATGTCAGGGAACTGCTCAGCATTCACAACATAGGGCAAAGACTTTTTGCAAAGCATGTGCTTGGCCTTAGCCAGGGGACAGTCAGTGAGTTGCTATCAAAACCAAAATCCTGGGATAAACTTACAGAGAAAGGCAGAGAATCGTATCGCAAGATGCATGCCTGGGCCACAGATGAAAATAACATAATGGCACTCAAAGCTATCTCACCAAAGAAAG GCACACAGCCACTTACACCTAATAATTCatacaaagagaaagaagatTCAGTAACTGAGGAGCGCATTGCAAACATACTAAATGAAGCACAGGTAGCCATGCACATGAAGAAAAGTATGGAACAG CAACAAGTGGCTAATGCTGTTGTGTCTAGTATTTATCATCATGAACTGTCCAAGATGGGCGGTGCTCCACCCGGGCTGACGATGATCTCTCCCACCATGCCCCCGACATCTCTGTCCAATGGTCCACACTATCCTCGTGATGGCTCACGGAAGTCTAGGGACAGTGAATCGAGGCAGCATATGTCATCTTCTGCCCAGGAAGAGGCAGCCTCTGCCCAGGAGTTGGTATCCAGGATCTACAGGCGAGAGCTAGAGAATCTCAAGAAAGCAGCTGATGCTGCAGGGAACATTGCGGCTAGTGCGATGTATTCCAAAGAGCTGAGCCGCCTGAACAACAGTGTGACAATCTCCTCCTCATCCAGGCACCAGCAGAACTCACCTCCATCTCCACCACAGGCAGAGAGTCCACAATCACCGCTAGCATTAGACTGCCGCTCAACTCGTCCCAATGGGCTTCGCTTGAAAACTGAGCCCCCAGACAGCACCTCTGAGGAATTGGCATCTCAGACCAACAACTATGGTGCTATAGACCTCAGTAAGCCCTCTTCTCAATCAGGATCTACCCCAGACTCTTCCCCTAGTAGTGAGTCTGGTCGACATGCTGGAAGTGCCTTTTTCTTAGTTCGTCCCAGAGGACTGGGAGTGAATGGTCATGACTCCAATGTTTCCAACAGCCCCTTAACCCCGACTCCTCAGCAGCAGCAGAATTCAATGGGTGGCCCCCGGTACGGGTCTGTCCCACCTGCAGAATGCTTGTCTCCCTTACAGAGAATGCAAAATATTGCCAACTCCCTGACTACGCGGCCACCAGCAGGTATGCCAAACACTAAACCTCTGCGGGCAGTGTTACCCCCAATCACACAGGAGGAATTTGATCGTTATGCCAACATGAACACAGATGACCTGGTAAAAAAGGTTAAAGAAACCTTATCACAGTATTCAATAAGCCAAAGACTGTTTGGCGAAAGTGTTCTGGGCCTGTCCCAGGGGTCTGTGTCTGACCTTCTAGCTCGACCTAAACCTTGGCATATGCTGACTCAGAAAGGAAGAGAGCCATTTATAAGGATGCAGATTTTCTTGGAAGATGCAGACTCCATTCCAAAACTGGTGGCTTCCCAGTATCGCATCCCACCTGACAAATTGATGAGGTCCAACTCAAGGGGATCCACAGAACCTG AGTCCCCTTGTGATCTGCCTGTTCACTCTCGTAGTCAGGGCAGCTCATTGCCTCAGCATCCAGCACCACCTCCTCTTCTAGCCTCTCAGCCACCAGCAGCACTCACCAACCCCTCACTACGACCATCTACCCCTGACTCACCATCTTCACCATCACCACAGCCATCCCCAGCACTGTCAGCTCCTAGGCACTACCCACTTCCGCCCCCTTCCCTACCCCACTCCCCAATTCTGCCTTCACCTACCACCCCAACCATTGTGGGGGGTAGGCTGGTGCCCCCACCTTTGTTGCCCCCTACGCTGCCCCTTGGTTTGGGCCCGCCAGCCCTGCCTCTCCCAGAACACTTCTTTAGCTCAGACCAGGTCATGCTTCAGCGGGCCTGGAGCACCTTCGCTTACCCCTCTTCAATGCTTGAGGTCATTGCCATGACTTCAGAGATTGACACCTTGTCCTTGACCTCTAGGGTAAAGGATGTGCTCCAGTTCCACAACCTGGGCCAGAAGCTGTTCGGGGAAGCAGTGCTGGGCCTATCCCAAGGCTCTGTGTCTGAGCTCCTCTCCAAGCCCAAACCTTGGCACATGCTGAGCATCAAGGGGCGTGAGCCTTTTATCAAAATGCACTTGTGGCTGTTAGACCCTCAGAATGTGGAGCATCTAAAGCTCTATCAGACACAAATGAAAG cTCACAGACGAAGAAAAAGCAGTTTAGAGGATAGAAATTTCGACTCCCCAACCCAGCCGAAACGACCTAGAGTCTTTTTTACAGAAGATCAGAAAGATTCTCTGCGTCAGGCCTATGCTCAAGATCCATACCCCAACCAGAGCACAATAGAAACTTTGGCTAAAAGTTTGAATGTGGGTGTGAAGACAGTCATTAACTGGTTCCATAACCACAGAATGCGGGCCAAGCAGCAGCACCACGCTGGCGGGGAGTCCAACATTAAGTCTGAGCCGGATGAGAGTTCAAATCAAAGTGACATTTCCAGCATGTCAGGGGATGTAACCTCCAACTTGCCAAGCGGGCAGTTCTACCACGGTGGAATCACCCCCACAGAGCTGAATCAGTGGATGTTTCCCCAGTTTGAGCCCATGTCGCTCATGCATAAACTGCCCCCAGGCCACGATGATGAGGACAACAAGGAGAACAATGGTGGGCTAGAGGACGATGAGGATGACTTGGATGAGCCTGATGGTATGGATGCCaccagcagcaacaacaacaacaaccttaaAGTCAAAGAGGAGGAGGAAGAgaatagagagagtgagagtcgGGAGAGGAGGCCAAGTGGTGAGATGAAGAGTGAAGATGGCCTCAAATCTAACGCTAGCTCCGAAAGCTGTTTAGACAGCCGCACAAGTGCTGCTGTATCATCTAGTAACAGTGGTGCTGCAGGCAGCGTTAACAAGCGAAAACGCTCCAACCCCCAAAGAATATTTGAAGGCGCTCAGCTAGACAGGACATTTGGGATGGACAAAAGTCAAGGGTTAATTGACGAAACTGCCGAACTTCTCAGAAACAGTGAAAGTTCAGATAGTGGTAGTAACAGCAGTGGGGAAGAGAAGCAAGTTTATATTAAACCTTCTCACTGCCATCTAAATGGTGAACAAGACACTTTGTCACACTACAACTGTGAGGATGCCAGCGCCACTAGCAGTGGAGCCAGTGGTAGCTGTGTGTCCTCAAGACACACATTTGAAAGTGGTTCAGTACATCGTATACAGAGAATAGAGAAAATTCAAAAGGCCATTAAGTCTCCAGTGGAACATTGGGATGAcgatgatgaagatgaagacAGGAGCAGGAGCCTGTCTTCCATTCAGAAGCTACAGAAGCACATAGAGACCAACTCAACTCATGAGGATTGGGATATCTTATGA